DNA from Rubripirellula lacrimiformis:
GTCGACGCTGCGACCTTCAACGGCCTGCCTCTGTCTGGCAATGTCCGCACCGAATTCCAGGCCGTTGGCTTCCGCAATCCTTGGCAGTTTAGTTTTGACCCCAACCCGCCTCATCAAGTTTGGGTCGCGGACGTCGGCCTCCACGGCTGGGAAGAAATCGATCTTGTCGATGCTGGCGGCAACTACGGCTGGCCTTATCTAGAGGGCAGGAGTGCGGGCGTCAAGCCAAATCCGCCCGCCGGGTTGCGCCCTTCCGCCCCAATTTGGACTTATCTCCACGGCAACAACGCTCTGGAGGGCAACAGTGTTACCGGCGGTTTGGTCTATCGCGGCAACAACTACAATCGTCTCGGTGACAAGTACATTTTCGCTGATTTCGGGCGAGGCCACATCTGGGCACTCAGCAGGAACGGCGATCATCCACCGACCGTCGAGCGAATTACGGGCCAGTCCGGAATCGTCGCGTTCACTCTTGACCCGAATAGCGGCGACATTCTGTTGCTCGACTATCTAGCAGGGAGGGTTCGCCGCTTAATTTCTCAAACTGTCGACACGGTATTCCCAGTCAAGCTAAGCGATACTGGCCTATTCGCGGACCTTGGCGACCTAAGCGTCAACCCAGGGATTGAACGCTACGATATCAACCTGCCATTTTGGAGCGACTTCGCTCACAAAACCCGTTGGTTTATGCTGCCCAACGAGACCGACACCTTTGGTTATGCCGAAAATGGAGCTTGGTCTGCGCCGACTGGCGCTTTGTGGATTAAGCATTTCGCCATTGATCAAACACGAGGAGACGCCAGCACTGAAAAGCGTCTTGAAACTCGCCTCCTGGTCCGTACCAGTGACGGTGTTTATGGTGTCAGCTATCGTTGGAATGACGACGAAAGCGACGCTTACCTCGTGAGTGATCAAGGTGCTAACTTTGATTTGATGATTGATGTGGATGGCAGTTACACTCCACAGCACTGGCGAATCCCCAGTCGTTCGGAGTGCCTTACGTGCCACACCAGTCAAGCCGGGTACTCGCTGAGTTTCGAGACCCGACAACTCAATCGTTCGGGAATTCTAGGTAATGAGGAGGGGAACTACATTCAGCTCCTCGCTGATACCGGTTACCTCAGCGTACCTGCCGGCCCTGTCGAATTCGACAACCTTCCGATCTACGTCACGCCGACCGACGCGTCTTCGACGCTGGAGGCTCGTGCTCGATCATGGCTAGCTGTGAATTGTGCTTACTGTCACCAAGCCGGCGGCACGGGGCGGGCCAAATTCGACCTTCGGGCCCAGCTCTCACTTGCTGCCACCGACATCATCAATGGCGACTTAAATATTGTGCATGACCCAGCCGACCGAGCGATCGTACCTGGCGATATCCCCCATAGCGCCATTCTGCGTCGTATTGCCGGGACCAGTGGCTTCACTCGCATGCCTCCACTCGCCACGAGCGTAGTGGATGCGAGCGGGATTCAGTGCATCTCCGACTGGATCAATCAGGGTGCCGATCTACCGAGCAGCGCCCAATCAAAAAGCCTGGACGAAATGTTGCCCCAATAATTCTTACGTCGTGCTTGCTGGCACAGCCGGAAACCCACCTCTCGTCCGTACCCTCAACGCAGTTTGCACCTGGACCGTAGCGACCAAACGATAGGAAGAAACATTGTAACTGTTCACGGGTTTGAAATTGATGTTCGTGGAATCGGCGATGCTGGATAGAATCGGCGGCCATGAGCACGGGAAATGGATGTCCGGACTGCGAACGTTGGGAGCGACGCTTCACCGACTTGGAGCGGAAGTTTGAAGCCCTTGCCAAGCAGCTCGACGAAGTGGCGGCCAAGCTGGCGGCTGCGACCAAAAACTCCTCCAATAGCTCCAAGCCGCCATCTTCGGACATTGTCAAACCGATCCGGCCTCGAGAGCCTGCCGGCAAACGCAAGAAAGGCGGCCAGAAAGGTCATCAGCGGACGATCCGACCGGCGGTGCCCGAAGACGAACTGGACTGGTTGGCCCAGTATGCCTTTGAGCAATGCCCATGTTGTGGCGGACCGGTGACGACCGATTCCGAGAATCCGGTCTCCATCGTGCAGCAGATCGAAATTGTCAGCCGCTCCGAAACAACCGAACACCGATCGCTCGCCAGCCACTGTGCCGCTTGTGACAAAACGCATGTTTGCACAATCCCACCGGAGATCCGCAGAGCCGGACTCTGCGGCGTCGAACTCTCCAGCATCATCGGCTTCCTCAAAGGTGCCTGCCACGCCTCGCTGGCAACCATCCGAAAGTACCTTCGCGACGTCTACGACTTGAAGCTTTCTCGTGGCCTGCTGGCCAAAGTCATAGCAAAAGTCAGTCAGGCCATCGCGCCGCTTTACGAGGATCTGTTTGGCAAGCTGAAAGCCGAGCGAATCCTGAACATCGACGAGACCGGGCACCGTGACAGCGGAAAGCGAATGTGGACATGGTGCTTTCGTGGTTCTGGCTTCACCGTGTTTAGGATCGACCCGTCTCGCGGCAGTGGGGTACTGCTCGATGTACTGGGCGAAGAATTCAACGGAATCATCGGCTGCGATTACTTCAGTGCGTATCACAAGTATCGGGGCCTGACCGATTGCAGTATCCAGTTCTGCTTCGCCCATTTGATTCGGGAGTTGCGTTTTCTCAAAGAACATTCGACGGGCCGCACCCACGGTTGGTCGAGTCGGCTGCTCGATGCGATTCGGGACATGTTCGGTGTCATTCACCGGCGTGACGAGTTGGGTGGTCGCTTCGACGGAGAACTGGAGGATGCGGCGATGGAGGTGCTCACGCGGGCTCGGCTTCGCGTTCCAGGTGACAAGAAGGCTCACAACCTTTCGGCTCGGTTCGCTAATGATGGTGAAAGCTACCTGAAGTTTCTTACGACGCCGGGTCTGGAGCCAACCAACAACATTGCAGAACAGGCCATTCGTTTCGTGGTGATCGATCGCAAGGTGACCCAGGGCAGCAAAAGCGAAGGCGGGCAACGATGGCTCGAACGCATTTGGACAGTCATGGCGACGTGTTCGGATCATGACAAATCACTACTGAATGTCCTGCGGAGCTCCCTCAATCACTTCTTTCGCGGTGAGCGTCCACCGCCGCTGCTTCCCGTCGGCTAGAATCGATCGTCTTTCCAAGTCAGCTGTCTCAACGTTCGCGCCAAGCCGTGAACAGTTACGAAACATTGAGGCCGGGCCACGAGCGAACCGAAGCAAGCCGTAACAGGAGCTGGTAATAAACGAGATGCCGTCTTCTACTCAGTCGCTGCGCGATCGGCTCCATCAACCTACAAGTGAATGACGCGGATCTAAGGTCAAGCGACGCATCATTTTTCATAATCTATATTATCACACAACGTTACGTGAAATATAAGCATGCCCTTCTCGCCAACTTTTTCATGAGTTTTGGCGGCTCATCGCACGAACGTGCCCACGGGGCCGAAATGGACCACTTCTCTGAACTGCCAGTCATTCACCATCCGTTTCCCCAAACTCCGCTTCGATCTGCTCGATCGTCGGTAGTGATGAACGCAGGTCATCGGGTAGGTGTTCCGTGATCTGATACTCGCTGACGCCAATCGGCTTGGTGATGTTGCGGAGCGAATACTCGACTTTGATGTCGCTCTTGCTCTTGCAAATCAGAATGCCGAGCGTTGGAGCGTCCGCATCGGTGCGGATCTGGCTGTCGACAGCAGAAATGTAGAAATTGAGTTTGCCCGCGAACTCAGGCTTAAATTTATCGACTTTCAACTCGATGACGATGTAGCAGTGCAATCGGACGTGATAGAACAGCAGGTCAATGCTGTAGTCATCGCCGTCGACGTTGATTTTGTATTGACGCCCGACAAACGCAAAGCCAGCGCCGAGTTCGAGCAGAAATTTGGTTAAGTGGTCGATCAAACCGTCTTCGAGTTCCCGTTCGTTGTGCCGCTGGGTCAGTGTGAGGAAGTCGAAGTTGTAGGGATCACGTAGCAGTTGGCGGGCGAAGTCGCTTTCAGGCTGCGGTAAGGTCGCGTCGAAGTTGTCGATCGCTTTTCCTTCACGCAGGTGCAAGCCAGATTCGATCTGGTGCGTCAACACTGCTCGGGACCAGTTGTTCTCGATCGTCTTTTTCACGTAGAACAGCGCGTCGGCGCGGTCGTCGAGTTTGTCCAGAAGGACCAAATTGTGGCCCCACGGAATTTGTGAAACAGCCCGTATCGCGGAAAGCGGCAATTGTGCAGCAAGCTGTTGCACTTTTTCCGAGCCGGGTGCAGCAACCTGCTGCACTTTCTCGCCTCCCCCCTGCCAGAAGCGAACCCACTTTCGCATGTAGAAGAGGTTTCGCCGCGAAAACCCCTTCAACGCAGGGAATTCGGCGGTGAGATCTTTACTCATCTGCTTCAGGACTCCATCGCCCCATTTGGCAGTCTGCTGCTTTGCGACGATCTGCTCACCAATGAACCAGTACAGATCCATCATCGCATGGTTCACAGCGACTGCGGCTTTGATCTGGGATGCCTGAACCTGGCTCTTGATCGAAACAATCCAATCGCGGTAATCGTCGTTTGAAGTTAGATCATTCATTTGACTTCTATTTTCGTCGTTCGCGTTTTGGCCATGCGGGTTCGCATCCTGCCTAATTGCAGTGTCGATTTGGTTTAACGCATTCACTTTCGAAACTCAATCATTCTTCACCGCGTTTTGCCGGCCAGTCAATGAATCTCTCCGCACGATGGTGCGGTTGCAAGCAATCTATAGCGAACTTGCTCCAACCGGAGAGCTCTCAACGGCGCCACGTCAGGACCTTCGGAATCAACTCGTGCCGGGTTCAGGTTTGGGACGCTGGGCTTCGGCTTGCTGTTGTTCATGGATCCAAGTGTTGGCTTGGTCAGCGAGCTTGGACAGGTTCAGCAAGTCATCACGTCCGTAATTGTGACTGCGTTTCCATTCGTTGCCGTCTTTGTAGCTCCGGTCGAACGTGGCATTGTAGCTGACGTGGCCATCTTCGCTGACGTTGCGAAAAACCGCCGCTGCGATCGTGCTCAGGCGGAGCCGGTGAACAGGTTTGTTTTCGTTAGACATATCGATTCCTTTCGTTGTCATTGGTTCAGACCCTGGTAGCACGACGGCTTCTCGAATCAAAGCACAATCGACACGATCCATGAGCACCAGTGGTCGCGTCATGGCTGTGGACGAATCGGTTCTTTGCGTTCCGGATGACTTGCCATGAACGGCGCAGTCGTGTCAGGGTTGAACGGTCCAAAGCAGTGCTTAGGGGACAAGCCTATCTAAATATTTTGTTTCAATTTGCCCTCTTCTGGGTTCAGCCATATCGTTTCACATGCTCATCGCGACCCAAGGCAAATCCGTTTCAAGTACCGTTCAATACTTCGATCAAGTGTTGACCCAGGGTGACTACTACCTCGGCCAGGAAGTGAACGGTCAATGGCACGGCAAAGGTGCAGATGCACTCGGGCTCGGACGGGGTACGGATGTCACCAAACAGCAATTCAGCGACCTCCTCCAAGGCAAACATCCGATCGATGGCACGGCGCTGGCACAACGTAACCGCAGCGACCGACGCCCTGGGATGGACCTGACGTTCTCGGTGCCCAAGAGCGTGTCATTGGCCTGGGCAATCAACGAGGATGAGCGTGTCGTCGACGCGCTTCGCGCCGCCGTCCATGAAACCATGACACGGGACGTTGAACCACTGATGCAACGCCGCGTTCGCGGTGGCAAGCACGCGAATTCCGAGCAGAAGACGACGACCGGCAAGCTGATCTATGCCGACTTCCTGCACAAAACTTCCAGGCCGGTAAAAGGCGAAGCCGATCCGCACCTGCACATTCATGCCTTCGTCATCAATTGGACGCAGGATAAAGGCCGCCACTACGCGGGCCAAATGGAAGAGATCGTTCGCCAGCGACCAAGTTTGCAGGCAAAATTTGAGTCTCGGCTGGCCAGAAAGCTACAGAATGACCTCGGCTATGCGGTTCGGCGAACACGATTCGCGCAGTCTGGACGCACCAAGGCTGGTTGGGAGATCGTGGGCATCGATCGCTCCACGATCGAAAAGTTCAGCCGCCGCACCGCTCAGGTCGAAAAGCACGCATTGGAAAAGGGCGTCTCAAACGCGACCGAGAAAAGCAAGCTTGGCAAATTGACGCGTGAGAAGAAAGACAAGGGCGCCACCGTCGAGACGCTGAGAGACCGCTGGCAACAGCGGTTGACGCCAGCGGAGCGAAAAGCGTTCGCTGCCCTGCGTGGTGGCAAAGCTCGCAGTAATGGCGAACCCGAACAAACGCGAGCCAATGCGTCAGTGAAGCATTCCCTGGATCACCATCTTTACCGCCAGTCGACGGTCGAGCGTCACCAGGTCGTTGGCACCGCATTGGAACACGGCCTGACGCTCACGCCTGAACAAATTGAGCAAGCGGTCGACCGAGCTGGCTTGATTGAGCGATCGACTGATGAGAATGGAGCCAAACGCCACCGTGTGACGACCAAAGAAGTGCTCGCCGCCGAGAAGAAGATGATCGACTTTGCTCGCGATGGCAGGGGAACGCGGAAAGCGATCGGCAAAGACGCCCATTCATTCAAGCGGGAATGGCTGAACGACCAGCAACGATCCGCGGTTACGCATGTGATCGAGTCCCGCGACACGGTCATGGCGGTTACCGGTGGCGCTGGTACGGGAAAGTCGTCGCTGATGCAGGAAGCTGCCGAAGCGATTCGCGGCAATGGGAAGCAGGTCTTTGCGTTTGCTCCCAGCACCGGTGCGAAGGAGGTGCTTCAAACGAAAGGCTTCGACAACGCACAGACGGTCGAGCACTTGATCCGAAATACGGATTTGCATTCGAAGGTCGAGAACCAGGTTCTTTGGATCGACGAAGCTGGATTGATGGACGTTCGTTCGATGAACGCCGTATTCAAGATTGCCGAGGAACGAAATGCTCGCGTTGTGCTTTCCGGTGACACCCGGCAACACGCATCGCCCCGTCGCGGGGAAGCGATGCGGTTGCTCGAAAAGGAATCCGGTCTAAACGTCGCCCGCGTTGAAGCGATCCAGCGACAGAAAGGGCAATACAAAGCCGCCGTTGAAATGATTAGCCACGGCCATGCGGTGATCGATCCACAAACCGGAAAGACCGGTTTGCTGGCGGGGTTCGACCGACTTGACGCGATGGGAAAGATTAAGGAGATCAGTCACGACGAACGACACCAGAAGCTGGCCGAGGCCTACCTATCGGCCGAGAGCAGCGGAAAGTCCACGCTGATCGTAGCACCAACCCACGCGGAGGCGCGGGCGGTCACGGACGAGATTCGTGGTTCGCTCCGCAGCGAAGGAAAGCTGGCAACCGAAGAGCAAACGATCACGCAGCTACGATCCCAGAACTTGACCGACGCAGAGAAGGGCGAAGCCCTCACCTACTCCGCCCACGTCGGATCGATTGTGCAGTTCCATCAGAACGCCAAGGGTGGCTTCAAAAAGGGCGAACGCTTCCGTGTCGCGGGGGCAATTGGAGACGAGGTTCGGGTTGAGTCGCTTGATGATGGCAGCGCGAAGAATTTGCCACTTGATGCGACGGAACGTTTCGACGTTTACAGCCAACGTGACGTTTCGATGGCTGCAGGCGACAAGATTCGATTCACCGCTGGCGGAACAGCCCAGGACGGCAAGAAACGGATCAGTAACGGGCGCCTCGACGAACTGAAAGGATTCGACCGCAACGGCAATCTGATCCTGAAAGGCGGCACGGTCGTCGACCAATCCTATGGTCACGTTGACTTCGGATACGTCGTTACCAGCCACGCCAGCCAGGGCAAAGATCGTCACATCGCAATCGCCGCAATGGGGTCGGAGTCTCTGCCCGCAATCAACGCGAAACAGTTTTACGTGACGGTTTCTCGCGGTAGCGAAGATGTCGCAATCTACGTTGACGACAAGGCAAAGGTCCGGCGTGCCATCGCGAGAAGCGGTGAACAGCTCTCCGCGACCGAGATGATTCGGTCAGATACCCAGGAACAAACGCGGCCTGAGCTACGTGATCGCATGCACGAGTACTTCCACCAAGGGCGGCGGGCCGTCCAATCGTTTCAAGATCGCTTATCGACCTGGTGGAACGATCAATCGAAAAATCGCGAAACGAACCAGGTTGGACCTGGCACCGGTCTTCGCGGTGGTTTTGGTATGACCCCTGATTTGGGAAGGAGCAGATAAAGTGGCACACGCATCCAGTGCTTTCGATCGAAACCGAGGCGGCAACCTTCGCAGCGTCTCGCCCCTGCCCGCTCGCCAGGACGACGACGGGCTACCGTGGCTCCAAGTACGCAACGGCGAGCTTCCCCCGATGATGTTCCAGCTTCGCTTCCGCGATGGCCGGATCATGAGTTTCGCCTATAGCGACATACGGGAAATTCAAAGTCGTGATGCTGGCCAGATCACGCTCGGCATCTTTGCCATGAGCCGAGTGCTCGTGACGATACGAGGCCGGCATCTTCGCGACCTAATGACACTACTGGGCACCGGAAGGATACGGTGGCTTGAAGAAGACGACACGCGTGACGTGGGTCGCCCCGAGACTTTGCCTCTGATTTTAAGCATCGAAATCGAAGCCTTCCCACCGGCTGGATAAGCTTACCAAAGCACGATTACCAAATTTGGTAATGGGATCCATCGCGGCTGATTTGCAGTCGGCAGTACTTCGATCCGCAGCGGTCGGAAGCAGTTCCAAGCTGCGATTACCAAATTTGGTAATCGCGATTGCAGGCCAGGTCGATGACCCGAGGTCCGACAAACTCACGGTGATGAAACGCCAGAAGTGCGGTTCCGGCGTTGGAAACCAGTGAACCCCAAACATCGTGAAATCGCATCGTCGTGGTTGCGGCAGTGGTCGAGTGGTCGGACGACTATTGACGAACAATTCCTAATTACCAAATTTGGGAATCACATCGATCGCGATTGGTTTGCAGTTGGTAAAACGTCGATCGGCAACATTCCTAAACGGTTCCGAGGACCTATTACCAAATTTGGTAATGGCGATCAAACACTGGTTCGCCGGCCAGAGGTTCGGCAAATTCACGGCGACCGATCGCCACGAGTGCGGTTTCTGACTTGGAAACCAGCGAACTCAAAACGTCGTGAAATCGCATCGTCGTGATTGCGGCGGCGGTCGAGTGGTCGGACGAGGATTGGCGATGCATTCGTGATTACCAAATTTGGTAATCGCATCGATCGCGAACGGTTTGCAGTTGGTAAAACGTCGATCGGCAACATTCCTAAACGGTTCCGAGGCCCCATTACCAAATTTGGTAATGGCGATCAAAGGCTGGTTCGCCGGCCAGAGGTTCGGCAAATTCACGGCGACCGATCGCCACGAGTGCGGTTTCTGACTTGGAAACCAGTGAACTCAAAACGTCGTGAAATCGCATCGTCGTGATTGCGGCAGCGGTCGAGTGGTCGGACGACTGTTGACGAAGCTTTCCCAATTACCAAATTTGGTAATCGCATTGATCGTGATTGATTTGCAGTTGGCTAAATTTTGATCGTTAACCGACAGAATCCGTTTCGAAGACGATTACCAAATTTGGGAATCACGGAATCGGGGCCGCCTCGAAGTGAAGGCAGCCCCGCTCGCCGGTTGCGGTGTTTAGGCCGCGTCTGCTTGGGCTTTCGCAGCGTTGCGGTCGTCGGCCTTCAGCTCCTCGATGCGGTCGGTCACCTTCGGGATCAAGTGTCCCAGCTTTAGGTTGTCGATTTCGCCTAGAGAAGTCGTATCGTGCCAGTCTCCGTTGTCGTCGGTATAGCTGCGGACGTAAACGGCCGAGTAGCGAGGAGGTTTCCCGTCTTTGCCGGGATTGCTCCAGATGGTTGCCTTCAGTTGTCCGAAGCGGATTGTGTCGGCAGGCTTGTTTGCGTTGGTTTGGGTCATGG
Protein-coding regions in this window:
- the tnpC gene encoding IS66 family transposase, encoding MSTGNGCPDCERWERRFTDLERKFEALAKQLDEVAAKLAAATKNSSNSSKPPSSDIVKPIRPREPAGKRKKGGQKGHQRTIRPAVPEDELDWLAQYAFEQCPCCGGPVTTDSENPVSIVQQIEIVSRSETTEHRSLASHCAACDKTHVCTIPPEIRRAGLCGVELSSIIGFLKGACHASLATIRKYLRDVYDLKLSRGLLAKVIAKVSQAIAPLYEDLFGKLKAERILNIDETGHRDSGKRMWTWCFRGSGFTVFRIDPSRGSGVLLDVLGEEFNGIIGCDYFSAYHKYRGLTDCSIQFCFAHLIRELRFLKEHSTGRTHGWSSRLLDAIRDMFGVIHRRDELGGRFDGELEDAAMEVLTRARLRVPGDKKAHNLSARFANDGESYLKFLTTPGLEPTNNIAEQAIRFVVIDRKVTQGSKSEGGQRWLERIWTVMATCSDHDKSLLNVLRSSLNHFFRGERPPPLLPVG
- a CDS encoding PDDEXK nuclease domain-containing protein: MNDLTSNDDYRDWIVSIKSQVQASQIKAAVAVNHAMMDLYWFIGEQIVAKQQTAKWGDGVLKQMSKDLTAEFPALKGFSRRNLFYMRKWVRFWQGGGEKVQQVAAPGSEKVQQLAAQLPLSAIRAVSQIPWGHNLVLLDKLDDRADALFYVKKTIENNWSRAVLTHQIESGLHLREGKAIDNFDATLPQPESDFARQLLRDPYNFDFLTLTQRHNERELEDGLIDHLTKFLLELGAGFAFVGRQYKINVDGDDYSIDLLFYHVRLHCYIVIELKVDKFKPEFAGKLNFYISAVDSQIRTDADAPTLGILICKSKSDIKVEYSLRNITKPIGVSEYQITEHLPDDLRSSLPTIEQIEAEFGETDGE
- the mobF gene encoding MobF family relaxase, translated to MLIATQGKSVSSTVQYFDQVLTQGDYYLGQEVNGQWHGKGADALGLGRGTDVTKQQFSDLLQGKHPIDGTALAQRNRSDRRPGMDLTFSVPKSVSLAWAINEDERVVDALRAAVHETMTRDVEPLMQRRVRGGKHANSEQKTTTGKLIYADFLHKTSRPVKGEADPHLHIHAFVINWTQDKGRHYAGQMEEIVRQRPSLQAKFESRLARKLQNDLGYAVRRTRFAQSGRTKAGWEIVGIDRSTIEKFSRRTAQVEKHALEKGVSNATEKSKLGKLTREKKDKGATVETLRDRWQQRLTPAERKAFAALRGGKARSNGEPEQTRANASVKHSLDHHLYRQSTVERHQVVGTALEHGLTLTPEQIEQAVDRAGLIERSTDENGAKRHRVTTKEVLAAEKKMIDFARDGRGTRKAIGKDAHSFKREWLNDQQRSAVTHVIESRDTVMAVTGGAGTGKSSLMQEAAEAIRGNGKQVFAFAPSTGAKEVLQTKGFDNAQTVEHLIRNTDLHSKVENQVLWIDEAGLMDVRSMNAVFKIAEERNARVVLSGDTRQHASPRRGEAMRLLEKESGLNVARVEAIQRQKGQYKAAVEMISHGHAVIDPQTGKTGLLAGFDRLDAMGKIKEISHDERHQKLAEAYLSAESSGKSTLIVAPTHAEARAVTDEIRGSLRSEGKLATEEQTITQLRSQNLTDAEKGEALTYSAHVGSIVQFHQNAKGGFKKGERFRVAGAIGDEVRVESLDDGSAKNLPLDATERFDVYSQRDVSMAAGDKIRFTAGGTAQDGKKRISNGRLDELKGFDRNGNLILKGGTVVDQSYGHVDFGYVVTSHASQGKDRHIAIAAMGSESLPAINAKQFYVTVSRGSEDVAIYVDDKAKVRRAIARSGEQLSATEMIRSDTQEQTRPELRDRMHEYFHQGRRAVQSFQDRLSTWWNDQSKNRETNQVGPGTGLRGGFGMTPDLGRSR